The proteins below come from a single Solea solea chromosome 6, fSolSol10.1, whole genome shotgun sequence genomic window:
- the ncoa5 gene encoding nuclear receptor coactivator 5 isoform X5, translated as MSRRRSRSPSPRDLKRSCSSNDPRDLERRIFVGNLPTSDMEKKDLEEMFNPYGKIVGVSMFRGFGFVQFERVEEAEAAKAAQKGRIYKGYKIDVNMAVERRQVKPQSQPSPPRRAPYGSYGDSKDPRPRSRSPAYGRDGREPRDSRDGRDSGREPRPGGHSRDNDYRYRSSESRDKDVRGDPRDTRDSRDPRDSRDPRDSRDPRDPAYRYLRSSSGAEDFYRRKDEPYRDQFRDPWNGRREPEADDRVRPEERRRNELYRQYYEELQRRYDSDRPVDCSVIVVNKAQNREYAETVGRKVRDLGMVVDLIFLNTEVSLTQALEDVGRARTPFAIIITQQHQVHRSCTVNILFGTPQEHRNMPMQDAMMLVAHNYDTYKVENREKEREEIARKAAKMADDVLLREPDRESHPVSVLTAITLLTENRFLTPEELEGLIAYLKDKRTRLVRSAADPLSAPVHVTTPVEAQSPAVGLPPSSHSAHSASQSSHLGLSAASGSSANPSHQQELQAKILSLFNSGTGAGSSVGGISSISSHPSSYGSLGPPTSHNPSRPAMSAPPLAAPQGYGAPSGRMPVVPGGQRPSNSTSGINFDNPSVQKALDTLIQSGPSLNHLVGPGAPQQPPPRPGPNMGQAPSMSMYPRHY; from the exons ATGTCTCGCCGAAGAAGCCGCAGCCCATCACCAAGGGACTTAAAACGTTCCTGCAGCAGTAATGATCCTCGAGATTTGGAGAGAAGAATTTTTGTTGGGAATTTGCCAACCTCTGACATGGAAAAGAAGGATTTGGAAGAGATGTTCAATCCATACGGGAAAATTGTCG GCGTATCCATGTTTCGTGGGTTTGGATTTGTACAATTTGAACGTGTTGAGGAAGCCGAAGCTGCAAAGGCTGCCCAAAAGGGTCGAATATATAAAGGTTATAAAATAG atGTAAATATGGCAGTGGAACGACGGCAAGTTAAACCTCAATCCCAGCCGAGCCCCCCACGAAG GGCCCCATACGGCAGTTATGGAGACAGCAAGGATCCTCGGCCTCGATCCCGCTCACCTGCTTATGGACGAGATGGACGGGAGCCACGGGACAGCCGCGATGGGAGGGACTCTGGTCGAGAGCCAAGGCCAGGCGGTCACTCCCGTGACAATGATTACCGCTACCGTAGCTCAGAGAGCAGAGACAAAGACGTCAGAGGAGACCCACGAGACACAAGAGATTCACGAGACCCACGAGATTCACGAGACCCAAGAGATTCACGAGACCCACGAGATCCTGCATACAG ATACTTACgcagcagcagtggtgcagAAGACTTTTACCGGAGGAAGGATGAACCCTACAGGGATCAATTCAGAGATCCATGGAACGGACGACGTGAGCCTGAGG CAGACGACCGTGTCCGACCTGAAGAGCGGCGGCGTAATGAACTGTATCGTCAGTATTATGAAGAGCTTCAGCGGCGCTATGACAGCGATCGTCCTGTTGACTGCTCTGTGATAGTCGTCAACAAGGCACAAAA TAGGGAGTATGCCGAGACGGTCGGGCGGAAGGTCCGTGACTTGGGCATGGTGGTGGACTTGATCTTCCTCAACACTGAAGTGTCCCTCACTCAGGCTCTGGAGGATGTAGGCCGAGCCCGCACTCCCTTTGCTATCATCATTACCCAGCAGCACCAGGTGCATCGCTCCTGCACTGTCAACATCTTGTTCGGCACACCGCAAG AACATCGAAACATGCCTATGCAGGACGCCATGATGCTCGTCGCCCACAACTATGACACATACAAAGTGGAAAACCGTGAAAAAGAACGAGAGGAGATCGCCAGAAAAGCAGCCAAGATGGCAGACGATGTGTTGCTCAGGGAGCCTGACAGAGAGAGCCACCCCGTTTCTGTTCTCACTGCCATCACTCTGCTGACTGAAAACAG ATTTTTGACTCCGGAAGAACTGGAAGGTCTCATTGCCTACCTGAAGGACAAAAGAACCCGTTTGGTGCGAAGTGCTGCGGACCCTCTTTCAG cTCCAGTCCATGTCACAACTCCTGTGGAAGCCCAGTCCCCGGCTGTAGGACTTCCTCCGTCCTCCCACTCTGCTCACTCAGCCTCACAGTCCAGTCACCTCGGCCTGTCCGCTGCGAGCGGCAGCTCGGCGAATCCAAGCCATCAGCAGGAACTGCAGGCAAAAATCCTCAGTCTGTTCAACAGTGGCACCGGGGCGGGGTCGAGTGTCGGCGgcatctcctccatctcctcacaCCCGTCATCCTACGGTTCCCTCGGCCCGCCCACTTCCCACAACCCCTCTCGTCCAGCCATGTCCGCCCCGCCTCTAGCTGCACCCCAGGGTTATGGCGCCCCGTCGGGACGCATGCCAGTCGTACCCGGTGGTCAAAGGCCTTCCAACTCTACTTCAGGTATCAATTTTGACAACCCGAGTGTCCAGAAAGCTCTTGACACGCTTATACAGAGTGGACCATCTCTTAACCACCTGGTGGGACCTGGGGCTCCTCAGCAGCCACCCCCCAGACCGGGACCCAACATGGGCCAGGCCCCAAGTATGTCCATGTATCCTCGACACTACTGA
- the ncoa5 gene encoding nuclear receptor coactivator 5 isoform X6 — protein MSRRRSRSPSPRDLKRSCSSNDPRDLERRIFVGNLPTSDMEKKDLEEMFNPYGKIVGVSMFRGFGFVQFERVEEAEAAKAAQKGRIYKGYKIDVNMAVERRQVKPQSQPSPPRRAPYGSYGDSKDPRPRSRSPAYGRDGREPRDSRDGRDSGREPRPGGHSRDNDYRYRSSESRDKDVRGDPRDTRDSRDPRDSRDPRDSRDPRDPAYRYLRSSSGAEDFYRRKDEPYRDQFRDPWNGRREPEDDRVRPEERRRNELYRQYYEELQRRYDSDRPVDCSVIVVNKAQNREYAETVGRKVRDLGMVVDLIFLNTEVSLTQALEDVGRARTPFAIIITQQHQVHRSCTVNILFGTPQEHRNMPMQDAMMLVAHNYDTYKVENREKEREEIARKAAKMADDVLLREPDRESHPVSVLTAITLLTENRFLTPEELEGLIAYLKDKRTRLVRSAADPLSAPVHVTTPVEAQSPAVGLPPSSHSAHSASQSSHLGLSAASGSSANPSHQQELQAKILSLFNSGTGAGSSVGGISSISSHPSSYGSLGPPTSHNPSRPAMSAPPLAAPQGYGAPSGRMPVVPGGQRPSNSTSGINFDNPSVQKALDTLIQSGPSLNHLVGPGAPQQPPPRPGPNMGQAPSMSMYPRHY, from the exons ATGTCTCGCCGAAGAAGCCGCAGCCCATCACCAAGGGACTTAAAACGTTCCTGCAGCAGTAATGATCCTCGAGATTTGGAGAGAAGAATTTTTGTTGGGAATTTGCCAACCTCTGACATGGAAAAGAAGGATTTGGAAGAGATGTTCAATCCATACGGGAAAATTGTCG GCGTATCCATGTTTCGTGGGTTTGGATTTGTACAATTTGAACGTGTTGAGGAAGCCGAAGCTGCAAAGGCTGCCCAAAAGGGTCGAATATATAAAGGTTATAAAATAG atGTAAATATGGCAGTGGAACGACGGCAAGTTAAACCTCAATCCCAGCCGAGCCCCCCACGAAG GGCCCCATACGGCAGTTATGGAGACAGCAAGGATCCTCGGCCTCGATCCCGCTCACCTGCTTATGGACGAGATGGACGGGAGCCACGGGACAGCCGCGATGGGAGGGACTCTGGTCGAGAGCCAAGGCCAGGCGGTCACTCCCGTGACAATGATTACCGCTACCGTAGCTCAGAGAGCAGAGACAAAGACGTCAGAGGAGACCCACGAGACACAAGAGATTCACGAGACCCACGAGATTCACGAGACCCAAGAGATTCACGAGACCCACGAGATCCTGCATACAG ATACTTACgcagcagcagtggtgcagAAGACTTTTACCGGAGGAAGGATGAACCCTACAGGGATCAATTCAGAGATCCATGGAACGGACGACGTGAGCCTGAGG ACGACCGTGTCCGACCTGAAGAGCGGCGGCGTAATGAACTGTATCGTCAGTATTATGAAGAGCTTCAGCGGCGCTATGACAGCGATCGTCCTGTTGACTGCTCTGTGATAGTCGTCAACAAGGCACAAAA TAGGGAGTATGCCGAGACGGTCGGGCGGAAGGTCCGTGACTTGGGCATGGTGGTGGACTTGATCTTCCTCAACACTGAAGTGTCCCTCACTCAGGCTCTGGAGGATGTAGGCCGAGCCCGCACTCCCTTTGCTATCATCATTACCCAGCAGCACCAGGTGCATCGCTCCTGCACTGTCAACATCTTGTTCGGCACACCGCAAG AACATCGAAACATGCCTATGCAGGACGCCATGATGCTCGTCGCCCACAACTATGACACATACAAAGTGGAAAACCGTGAAAAAGAACGAGAGGAGATCGCCAGAAAAGCAGCCAAGATGGCAGACGATGTGTTGCTCAGGGAGCCTGACAGAGAGAGCCACCCCGTTTCTGTTCTCACTGCCATCACTCTGCTGACTGAAAACAG ATTTTTGACTCCGGAAGAACTGGAAGGTCTCATTGCCTACCTGAAGGACAAAAGAACCCGTTTGGTGCGAAGTGCTGCGGACCCTCTTTCAG cTCCAGTCCATGTCACAACTCCTGTGGAAGCCCAGTCCCCGGCTGTAGGACTTCCTCCGTCCTCCCACTCTGCTCACTCAGCCTCACAGTCCAGTCACCTCGGCCTGTCCGCTGCGAGCGGCAGCTCGGCGAATCCAAGCCATCAGCAGGAACTGCAGGCAAAAATCCTCAGTCTGTTCAACAGTGGCACCGGGGCGGGGTCGAGTGTCGGCGgcatctcctccatctcctcacaCCCGTCATCCTACGGTTCCCTCGGCCCGCCCACTTCCCACAACCCCTCTCGTCCAGCCATGTCCGCCCCGCCTCTAGCTGCACCCCAGGGTTATGGCGCCCCGTCGGGACGCATGCCAGTCGTACCCGGTGGTCAAAGGCCTTCCAACTCTACTTCAGGTATCAATTTTGACAACCCGAGTGTCCAGAAAGCTCTTGACACGCTTATACAGAGTGGACCATCTCTTAACCACCTGGTGGGACCTGGGGCTCCTCAGCAGCCACCCCCCAGACCGGGACCCAACATGGGCCAGGCCCCAAGTATGTCCATGTATCCTCGACACTACTGA
- the ncoa5 gene encoding nuclear receptor coactivator 5 isoform X1 → MSRRRSRSPSPRDLKRSCSSNDPRDLERRIFVGNLPTSDMEKKDLEEMFNPYGKIVGVSMFRGFGFVQFERVEEAEAAKAAQKGRIYKGYKIDVNMAVERRQVKPQSQPSPPRRAPYGSYGDSKDPRPRSRSPAYGRDGREPRDSRDGRDSGREPRPGGHSRDNDYRYRSSESRDKDVRGDPRDTRDSRDPRDSRDPRDSRDPRDPAYRRDDYDRYLRSSSGAEDFYRRKDEPYRDQFRDPWNGRREPEADDRVRPEERRRNELYRQYYEELQRRYDSDRPVDCSVIVVNKAQNREYAETVGRKVRDLGMVVDLIFLNTEVSLTQALEDVGRARTPFAIIITQQHQVHRSCTVNILFGTPQEHRNMPMQDAMMLVAHNYDTYKVENREKEREEIARKAAKMADDVLLREPDRESHPVSVLTAITLLTENRFLTPEELEGLIAYLKDKRTRLVRSAADPLSAPVHVTTPVEAQSPAVGLPPSSHSAHSASQSSHLGLSAASGSSANPSHQQELQAKILSLFNSGTGAGSSVGGISSISSHPSSYGSLGPPTSHNPSRPAMSAPPLAAPQGYGAPSGRMPVVPGGQRPSNSTSGINFDNPSVQKALDTLIQSGPSLNHLVGPGAPQQPPPRPGPNMGQAPSMSMYPRHY, encoded by the exons ATGTCTCGCCGAAGAAGCCGCAGCCCATCACCAAGGGACTTAAAACGTTCCTGCAGCAGTAATGATCCTCGAGATTTGGAGAGAAGAATTTTTGTTGGGAATTTGCCAACCTCTGACATGGAAAAGAAGGATTTGGAAGAGATGTTCAATCCATACGGGAAAATTGTCG GCGTATCCATGTTTCGTGGGTTTGGATTTGTACAATTTGAACGTGTTGAGGAAGCCGAAGCTGCAAAGGCTGCCCAAAAGGGTCGAATATATAAAGGTTATAAAATAG atGTAAATATGGCAGTGGAACGACGGCAAGTTAAACCTCAATCCCAGCCGAGCCCCCCACGAAG GGCCCCATACGGCAGTTATGGAGACAGCAAGGATCCTCGGCCTCGATCCCGCTCACCTGCTTATGGACGAGATGGACGGGAGCCACGGGACAGCCGCGATGGGAGGGACTCTGGTCGAGAGCCAAGGCCAGGCGGTCACTCCCGTGACAATGATTACCGCTACCGTAGCTCAGAGAGCAGAGACAAAGACGTCAGAGGAGACCCACGAGACACAAGAGATTCACGAGACCCACGAGATTCACGAGACCCAAGAGATTCACGAGACCCACGAGATCCTGCATACAG GAGAGATGATTATGACAGATACTTACgcagcagcagtggtgcagAAGACTTTTACCGGAGGAAGGATGAACCCTACAGGGATCAATTCAGAGATCCATGGAACGGACGACGTGAGCCTGAGG CAGACGACCGTGTCCGACCTGAAGAGCGGCGGCGTAATGAACTGTATCGTCAGTATTATGAAGAGCTTCAGCGGCGCTATGACAGCGATCGTCCTGTTGACTGCTCTGTGATAGTCGTCAACAAGGCACAAAA TAGGGAGTATGCCGAGACGGTCGGGCGGAAGGTCCGTGACTTGGGCATGGTGGTGGACTTGATCTTCCTCAACACTGAAGTGTCCCTCACTCAGGCTCTGGAGGATGTAGGCCGAGCCCGCACTCCCTTTGCTATCATCATTACCCAGCAGCACCAGGTGCATCGCTCCTGCACTGTCAACATCTTGTTCGGCACACCGCAAG AACATCGAAACATGCCTATGCAGGACGCCATGATGCTCGTCGCCCACAACTATGACACATACAAAGTGGAAAACCGTGAAAAAGAACGAGAGGAGATCGCCAGAAAAGCAGCCAAGATGGCAGACGATGTGTTGCTCAGGGAGCCTGACAGAGAGAGCCACCCCGTTTCTGTTCTCACTGCCATCACTCTGCTGACTGAAAACAG ATTTTTGACTCCGGAAGAACTGGAAGGTCTCATTGCCTACCTGAAGGACAAAAGAACCCGTTTGGTGCGAAGTGCTGCGGACCCTCTTTCAG cTCCAGTCCATGTCACAACTCCTGTGGAAGCCCAGTCCCCGGCTGTAGGACTTCCTCCGTCCTCCCACTCTGCTCACTCAGCCTCACAGTCCAGTCACCTCGGCCTGTCCGCTGCGAGCGGCAGCTCGGCGAATCCAAGCCATCAGCAGGAACTGCAGGCAAAAATCCTCAGTCTGTTCAACAGTGGCACCGGGGCGGGGTCGAGTGTCGGCGgcatctcctccatctcctcacaCCCGTCATCCTACGGTTCCCTCGGCCCGCCCACTTCCCACAACCCCTCTCGTCCAGCCATGTCCGCCCCGCCTCTAGCTGCACCCCAGGGTTATGGCGCCCCGTCGGGACGCATGCCAGTCGTACCCGGTGGTCAAAGGCCTTCCAACTCTACTTCAGGTATCAATTTTGACAACCCGAGTGTCCAGAAAGCTCTTGACACGCTTATACAGAGTGGACCATCTCTTAACCACCTGGTGGGACCTGGGGCTCCTCAGCAGCCACCCCCCAGACCGGGACCCAACATGGGCCAGGCCCCAAGTATGTCCATGTATCCTCGACACTACTGA
- the ncoa5 gene encoding nuclear receptor coactivator 5 isoform X3 yields the protein MSRRRSRSPSPRDLKRSCSSNDPRDLERRIFVGNLPTSDMEKKDLEEMFNPYGKIVGVSMFRGFGFVQFERVEEAEAAKAAQKGRIYKGYKIDVNMAVERRQVKPQSQPSPPRRAPYGSYGDSKDPRPRSRSPAYGRDGREPRDSRDGRDSGREPRPGGHSRDNDYRYRSSESRDKDVRGDPRDTRDSRDPRDSRDPRDSRDPRDPAYRRDDYDRYLRSSSGAEDFYRRKDEPYRDQFRDPWNGRREPEDDRVRPEERRRNELYRQYYEELQRRYDSDRPVDCSVIVVNKAQNREYAETVGRKVRDLGMVVDLIFLNTEVSLTQALEDVGRARTPFAIIITQQHQVHRSCTVNILFGTPQEHRNMPMQDAMMLVAHNYDTYKVENREKEREEIARKAAKMADDVLLREPDRESHPVSVLTAITLLTENRFLTPEELEGLIAYLKDKRTRLVRSAADPLSAPVHVTTPVEAQSPAVGLPPSSHSAHSASQSSHLGLSAASGSSANPSHQQELQAKILSLFNSGTGAGSSVGGISSISSHPSSYGSLGPPTSHNPSRPAMSAPPLAAPQGYGAPSGRMPVVPGGQRPSNSTSGINFDNPSVQKALDTLIQSGPSLNHLVGPGAPQQPPPRPGPNMGQAPSMSMYPRHY from the exons ATGTCTCGCCGAAGAAGCCGCAGCCCATCACCAAGGGACTTAAAACGTTCCTGCAGCAGTAATGATCCTCGAGATTTGGAGAGAAGAATTTTTGTTGGGAATTTGCCAACCTCTGACATGGAAAAGAAGGATTTGGAAGAGATGTTCAATCCATACGGGAAAATTGTCG GCGTATCCATGTTTCGTGGGTTTGGATTTGTACAATTTGAACGTGTTGAGGAAGCCGAAGCTGCAAAGGCTGCCCAAAAGGGTCGAATATATAAAGGTTATAAAATAG atGTAAATATGGCAGTGGAACGACGGCAAGTTAAACCTCAATCCCAGCCGAGCCCCCCACGAAG GGCCCCATACGGCAGTTATGGAGACAGCAAGGATCCTCGGCCTCGATCCCGCTCACCTGCTTATGGACGAGATGGACGGGAGCCACGGGACAGCCGCGATGGGAGGGACTCTGGTCGAGAGCCAAGGCCAGGCGGTCACTCCCGTGACAATGATTACCGCTACCGTAGCTCAGAGAGCAGAGACAAAGACGTCAGAGGAGACCCACGAGACACAAGAGATTCACGAGACCCACGAGATTCACGAGACCCAAGAGATTCACGAGACCCACGAGATCCTGCATACAG GAGAGATGATTATGACAGATACTTACgcagcagcagtggtgcagAAGACTTTTACCGGAGGAAGGATGAACCCTACAGGGATCAATTCAGAGATCCATGGAACGGACGACGTGAGCCTGAGG ACGACCGTGTCCGACCTGAAGAGCGGCGGCGTAATGAACTGTATCGTCAGTATTATGAAGAGCTTCAGCGGCGCTATGACAGCGATCGTCCTGTTGACTGCTCTGTGATAGTCGTCAACAAGGCACAAAA TAGGGAGTATGCCGAGACGGTCGGGCGGAAGGTCCGTGACTTGGGCATGGTGGTGGACTTGATCTTCCTCAACACTGAAGTGTCCCTCACTCAGGCTCTGGAGGATGTAGGCCGAGCCCGCACTCCCTTTGCTATCATCATTACCCAGCAGCACCAGGTGCATCGCTCCTGCACTGTCAACATCTTGTTCGGCACACCGCAAG AACATCGAAACATGCCTATGCAGGACGCCATGATGCTCGTCGCCCACAACTATGACACATACAAAGTGGAAAACCGTGAAAAAGAACGAGAGGAGATCGCCAGAAAAGCAGCCAAGATGGCAGACGATGTGTTGCTCAGGGAGCCTGACAGAGAGAGCCACCCCGTTTCTGTTCTCACTGCCATCACTCTGCTGACTGAAAACAG ATTTTTGACTCCGGAAGAACTGGAAGGTCTCATTGCCTACCTGAAGGACAAAAGAACCCGTTTGGTGCGAAGTGCTGCGGACCCTCTTTCAG cTCCAGTCCATGTCACAACTCCTGTGGAAGCCCAGTCCCCGGCTGTAGGACTTCCTCCGTCCTCCCACTCTGCTCACTCAGCCTCACAGTCCAGTCACCTCGGCCTGTCCGCTGCGAGCGGCAGCTCGGCGAATCCAAGCCATCAGCAGGAACTGCAGGCAAAAATCCTCAGTCTGTTCAACAGTGGCACCGGGGCGGGGTCGAGTGTCGGCGgcatctcctccatctcctcacaCCCGTCATCCTACGGTTCCCTCGGCCCGCCCACTTCCCACAACCCCTCTCGTCCAGCCATGTCCGCCCCGCCTCTAGCTGCACCCCAGGGTTATGGCGCCCCGTCGGGACGCATGCCAGTCGTACCCGGTGGTCAAAGGCCTTCCAACTCTACTTCAGGTATCAATTTTGACAACCCGAGTGTCCAGAAAGCTCTTGACACGCTTATACAGAGTGGACCATCTCTTAACCACCTGGTGGGACCTGGGGCTCCTCAGCAGCCACCCCCCAGACCGGGACCCAACATGGGCCAGGCCCCAAGTATGTCCATGTATCCTCGACACTACTGA
- the ncoa5 gene encoding nuclear receptor coactivator 5 isoform X7, with protein sequence MSRRRSRSPSPRDLKRSCSSNDPRDLERRIFVGNLPTSDMEKKDLEEMFNPYGKIVDVNMAVERRQVKPQSQPSPPRRAPYGSYGDSKDPRPRSRSPAYGRDGREPRDSRDGRDSGREPRPGGHSRDNDYRYRSSESRDKDVRGDPRDTRDSRDPRDSRDPRDSRDPRDPAYRRDDYDRYLRSSSGAEDFYRRKDEPYRDQFRDPWNGRREPEADDRVRPEERRRNELYRQYYEELQRRYDSDRPVDCSVIVVNKAQNREYAETVGRKVRDLGMVVDLIFLNTEVSLTQALEDVGRARTPFAIIITQQHQVHRSCTVNILFGTPQEHRNMPMQDAMMLVAHNYDTYKVENREKEREEIARKAAKMADDVLLREPDRESHPVSVLTAITLLTENRFLTPEELEGLIAYLKDKRTRLVRSAADPLSAPVHVTTPVEAQSPAVGLPPSSHSAHSASQSSHLGLSAASGSSANPSHQQELQAKILSLFNSGTGAGSSVGGISSISSHPSSYGSLGPPTSHNPSRPAMSAPPLAAPQGYGAPSGRMPVVPGGQRPSNSTSGINFDNPSVQKALDTLIQSGPSLNHLVGPGAPQQPPPRPGPNMGQAPSMSMYPRHY encoded by the exons ATGTCTCGCCGAAGAAGCCGCAGCCCATCACCAAGGGACTTAAAACGTTCCTGCAGCAGTAATGATCCTCGAGATTTGGAGAGAAGAATTTTTGTTGGGAATTTGCCAACCTCTGACATGGAAAAGAAGGATTTGGAAGAGATGTTCAATCCATACGGGAAAATTGTCG atGTAAATATGGCAGTGGAACGACGGCAAGTTAAACCTCAATCCCAGCCGAGCCCCCCACGAAG GGCCCCATACGGCAGTTATGGAGACAGCAAGGATCCTCGGCCTCGATCCCGCTCACCTGCTTATGGACGAGATGGACGGGAGCCACGGGACAGCCGCGATGGGAGGGACTCTGGTCGAGAGCCAAGGCCAGGCGGTCACTCCCGTGACAATGATTACCGCTACCGTAGCTCAGAGAGCAGAGACAAAGACGTCAGAGGAGACCCACGAGACACAAGAGATTCACGAGACCCACGAGATTCACGAGACCCAAGAGATTCACGAGACCCACGAGATCCTGCATACAG GAGAGATGATTATGACAGATACTTACgcagcagcagtggtgcagAAGACTTTTACCGGAGGAAGGATGAACCCTACAGGGATCAATTCAGAGATCCATGGAACGGACGACGTGAGCCTGAGG CAGACGACCGTGTCCGACCTGAAGAGCGGCGGCGTAATGAACTGTATCGTCAGTATTATGAAGAGCTTCAGCGGCGCTATGACAGCGATCGTCCTGTTGACTGCTCTGTGATAGTCGTCAACAAGGCACAAAA TAGGGAGTATGCCGAGACGGTCGGGCGGAAGGTCCGTGACTTGGGCATGGTGGTGGACTTGATCTTCCTCAACACTGAAGTGTCCCTCACTCAGGCTCTGGAGGATGTAGGCCGAGCCCGCACTCCCTTTGCTATCATCATTACCCAGCAGCACCAGGTGCATCGCTCCTGCACTGTCAACATCTTGTTCGGCACACCGCAAG AACATCGAAACATGCCTATGCAGGACGCCATGATGCTCGTCGCCCACAACTATGACACATACAAAGTGGAAAACCGTGAAAAAGAACGAGAGGAGATCGCCAGAAAAGCAGCCAAGATGGCAGACGATGTGTTGCTCAGGGAGCCTGACAGAGAGAGCCACCCCGTTTCTGTTCTCACTGCCATCACTCTGCTGACTGAAAACAG ATTTTTGACTCCGGAAGAACTGGAAGGTCTCATTGCCTACCTGAAGGACAAAAGAACCCGTTTGGTGCGAAGTGCTGCGGACCCTCTTTCAG cTCCAGTCCATGTCACAACTCCTGTGGAAGCCCAGTCCCCGGCTGTAGGACTTCCTCCGTCCTCCCACTCTGCTCACTCAGCCTCACAGTCCAGTCACCTCGGCCTGTCCGCTGCGAGCGGCAGCTCGGCGAATCCAAGCCATCAGCAGGAACTGCAGGCAAAAATCCTCAGTCTGTTCAACAGTGGCACCGGGGCGGGGTCGAGTGTCGGCGgcatctcctccatctcctcacaCCCGTCATCCTACGGTTCCCTCGGCCCGCCCACTTCCCACAACCCCTCTCGTCCAGCCATGTCCGCCCCGCCTCTAGCTGCACCCCAGGGTTATGGCGCCCCGTCGGGACGCATGCCAGTCGTACCCGGTGGTCAAAGGCCTTCCAACTCTACTTCAGGTATCAATTTTGACAACCCGAGTGTCCAGAAAGCTCTTGACACGCTTATACAGAGTGGACCATCTCTTAACCACCTGGTGGGACCTGGGGCTCCTCAGCAGCCACCCCCCAGACCGGGACCCAACATGGGCCAGGCCCCAAGTATGTCCATGTATCCTCGACACTACTGA